The Moorella glycerini genomic interval GTGGCCCTGTTGAGCCTGCCCGAATTCCAGGGGCAGGTGGTCCTTTTTGGCGGCATGGACAGGGTTCGTTTCCGCCGCCAGGTAGTCCCCGGCGATGTTTTACGGCTGGAGACGGAGATTATCAAGCTGAAGGGCCGGGTGGGCAAAGGCTACGGCCGCGCCTGGGTGGGGGAAGAGCTGGCGGCTGAAGGCGAGCTGCTTTTTGCCGTGGGCGACAGGATAGAGTAGGGGAGCTATGTCAGAGGAACCCCTCATGGTGATGAGCCGCCACCAGCGAGGGTATGAAAATGCCTGGCTGGCATTTGTCCTCTCACCTCCAAAATGGCCGGGAACCCCGCCTTAAGCCCTGGCTGAGCCGTAGGCCGCTCCACAAGGGCTTTGGTGCGAGCGAGACAATGCCAGCCTGCGATAGAGTTATTTGCGGAGGGGGAACCGCAGGTGAATATCCTGGCCCTTGCTCTAGCAGGGGTAATTAGTTTTTGGCTTACACCTGTACTTTGCCGGGTGGCGCCCCGCCTGGGGGCTGTCGATAAGCCCGATGCACGTAAAGTTCACCGTACTCTCATGCCCCGGCTGGGAGGGGTGGCCATCTACGCCGGTTTCCTGGCAGCCTTCTACTTACTCGCTTACCATGAAGATAAGTACCTGGGCCTCTTGCTGGGCGGCACCTTCATCATGCTGGTGGGGCTGGTCGATGATATTAAAAATATAAGTCCCACGCTGAAATTAATGGGTCAAATTGTCGCCGCAGCCATCCTGGTAGCCTTCGGCGTGCGGGTGGAATTTCTCACCAACCCCTTTGACGGGCTTTTTATCCTGGGCAAACTGGCCATTCCCGTAACTATTTTTTGGATAGTAGGCGTTACCAATGCTTTAAACCTGGTGGACGGCCTGGATGGCCTGGCCGCCGGGACTTCCTTTATCGCCGCCGTGACCATTGCCGTGGTGGCCTGGCTTAACGGGGAAGTGGTTGTAGCCCTTCTTTCCCTGGCCCTGGCGGCCAGCGTGCTGGGCTTTTTGCCCTTTAACTTTCACCCGGCACGGATTTTCATGGGGGACAGCGGTTCCATGTTTTTGGGCTTCAACCTGGCGGCCCTGGCTACCATCGGCCTGACCAAGAGCGCGACAGTGGTTTCCCTGTTTGTGCCGGTAGTCATCTTAGGTTTGCCCATCCTGGACACCACCCTGGCCATTATCCGGCGCTTTCTCAACCACCGGCCCATCTTTGCCCCCGACAAAGGCCACCTGCACCACCGCCTGCTGGCCCAGGGTTTAACCCAGCGCCAGGCCGTCGGTGTCATCTACCTGGTGGATGCCTGCCTGGGGGGTAGTGCTGTGCTCCTTACCAGGCTGGCCACGGATCAGGGCATGCTTATCCTGGTGGGCCTGGCCGTGATAATCCTGGTGGGCTGCGATAAACTGGGGATTCTTGGTAGAAGGCATCTTACCAGGGTTAAAGCCCGGCACAATTCTTTGCACATGCTGTAGGGACGAGGTGATGGCTGTGCGCAACTACTATTTGCTCGTTGTTATTCTCCTCCTGGCTTTTGCCCTGGGCCTGGCGGGCAGCGCTGGCGCGACGGCCTCTCCGGCCGGCCTGCAGGCCGACCCGGTGGTTACCCGCAGCTACGTCCAGGAAGCCGTCGACAGCCGCCTGGTACCACTGCAGCAAGAAATCGAACGGGCGCAGCAACGCCTGGCCGCCCTGCAACAACGGGTAAATAACCTGGTGCGGTAGGAGCGGTACACATTGGCTTTTGTTGGGAACGAGCGAAAAAAGCCAGCCTGATGGGTTGAAGGCCCGGCTGCAGTTTTTAACTGCGGCCTTTTTGCATTTATGGAGCTTATTGGGAAATAATACGGAAATGAAGTCTTGGAGTAACGGGGGAATACAGATGAACGACTTGCTTATTGAGGCGCTCTTAATCCTGGCTTTTATCGTGGCCGGCATTGGCCTCCTTTTTTATCTCCACAAGCGAGAATTACTTTAAACTTACTAAGTTAGGGGGTTCAATTCGTGGAGTACCTCGAGGTATTTCTCCAGACCATCCTGGCCTTTGCGGCCATCCTGATCTACACCCGGATTCTCGGCAAACAGCAGATCGGCCAGCTGACTTTCTTTGAGTATATAAACGGCATCACCTTTGGCAGTATAGCTGCCGTGCTGGCCACCGACATCGAACCCAGACGTACAGGGATGCACTTCCTGGGCCTTACCCTTTTTGCCTTTCTTACCTGGGTGGCCGGTTATGCCGTTCTGGTCAGCCGGCCGGCCCGCAAGCTTATTTCCGGCGAACCTACTGTAGTCGTGCATAACGGTAAAATCCTGGAAGGAAATATGAAAAAAATGCGGTATAATTTTGATGAGCTGGCCATGCAGCTGCGGCAAAAAAATGTATTTGATATTGCCGATGTGGAATATGCTATTCTGGAGCCTGACGGCGACCTGAGCGTTTTGCTGAAATCCCAGAAACGCCCCCTGACACCGGCCGATCTCCAGCTGCCGACCCAGTACGAGGGGATACCGACGGAACTGGTTATGGACGGGGAGATCCTCTTCCAGAACCTGAAGCAAAATAACCTGGATGAAAAGTGGCTCATCCAGCAGCTCCAGGCCCAGGGGGTCCAGGATATCAGCCAGGTTGACTATGCCGTTTTAAGGAGCGACGGCTCCCTGTATGTCAATTTAAAAGAAGACGACATCATCAACCCGGTGGATATTACCGACGCCCCGGAAAGCCCGGTGAAGCAGGAGAAGGAAGAACAGGATAGGCCCTCCTGAGCGGCTAGGGCATGAAAATGCCTGGCTGGCATTTGTCGGAAGCGAGCGAGCTTCTACCGAGCGGCGAAGCGGCCCAGGCGAAGCCGAGGGATGATAAGCGGGGCCGAGGACAGTGGGACTAAAGGCCGGATTCTAAAGGCAAGGATGCCGAATAGGCCGGGAACCCCGCCTTAAGCCCTGGCTGAACCGTAGGCCGCTCCGCGAGGACTTTGGTGCGAGCCAGACAATGCCAGCCTGTGACAAAGTTATTTTCGGAGGTGGTTGTAATGACCATCAAATTTGGCACCGATGGATGGCGGGCCATCATTGCCGAGGAATTCACTTTTGCCAATGTCCGCCTGGTTACCCAGGCCGTCGCCCGTTACCTGCAGGACGAGAAAGGACGGGGGGAAGTCGTTATCGGTTATGATAACCGTTTCCTGGCCCCGGAGTTTGCCGCTGCAGTGGCCGAAGTATTGACGGGCAACGGCTTTACCGTTTACCTGCCTTCCCGGGCGGTACCAACGCCGGTAACGGCCTGGGCTATTAAAAAGTATGGGGCATTAGGAGCATTAATGCTTACGGCCAGCCATAATCCCCCTGCTTACTCCGGGCTCAAGTTTATACCCGATTATGCCGGGCCGGCCGTGCCGGCCATTACGGAAGCCATTGAAAAAGAAATAGCGGCTGTAATGGAAGGGGGTACTATTAAACGCCTGGAACTGGCTGAGGCCCGGCAAAGGGAGCTGGTAAAGGAACTGGACCCCCGGGAAGCCTACCTGGAGTACCTGCAGGGTTTAGTTGATGTGGCAGCCATCAAGCAGGCCAGGTTAAAAATTGTCGTCGACCCCCTTTATGGCGCCGGGATCGACTACCTGGATGAATTTTTGCAGCGAGCCGGCTGCCAGGTACATACCCTGCATAACTACCGTGACCCCCTTTTCGGCGGTTCCCTGCCTGATCCCAGCGCCAGCGGCTTAAGCGAGCTGGCCTGGCAGGTCCGGGAAACGGGAGCCGACCTGGGGCTGGCCCTCGACGGCGATGCCGACCGCTTCGGCGTTGTCGACCGGGACGGCACTTACCTTACGGCCAATGAAATCCTTTACCTGGTCCTGGCCCACCTGCTCTTCCACCGGCAATACCGGGGACCGGTAGCCCGGACGGTAGCTACCACCCATAACCTGGATCGCCTGGCCGCGGCCCAGGGCCTAAAAGTTATTGAGACCCCGGTGGGATTTAAGTATATCGGCCAGGCCTTAAGGGAGCAGGATTGTATCCTGGGGGGCGAGGAGAGCGGGGGATTAAGCATCCGCGGCCACATCCCGGAAAAGGACGGCATCCTGGCCACGGCCCTGGTCGCTGAACTGCAGGCCGTCCAGGGCCGCAGCCTAAAAAGTATCCTGGCGGATTTACAGGAGCGCCATGGCCGGCTGGTCAGCCGGCGGCTGGACCTCAAGGTAGCCCCGGATGTCAAAGCGCGGGTTTTAAAGGAACTGCCGGATTTTACCCCGGCCAGGATTGCCGGCGTCCCGGTGACCGGGCGCCTGGCAGTTGACGGGGTTAAATTCCTCCTGGCTGACGGCAGCTGGGTCTTGCTCCGCCCATCCGGCACGGAACCTCTCCTGCGTTTATATGTGGAGGCACCCGGTGACGAGCGCCTCCATCTCCTCCAGGAAGACATAATTTCCGCCCTTAAGATTTAAAGTATCTGGCATACTCGTCGGCCGAAAGTTCCCGGTAACAGCTGGGACATAAAGCCCCTTTACCGGGAACTTCAATGGCATTTTCCAGGCCCAGGCGCTCCATAAAGCTTAAAGAAGCGCCGCAGCGCAGGCAGGCATCGCTGGCGGCTGGCATCTGTGTCACCTCCTTTCACCTTAGACAACCCCCGTTGCATAGGATGGAGCAGGGGGTGAGTGACGTGGGCTACCAGGCACCAGTAATCTTGCTGGCAGCTGTTGCTTCCCTGGCCCTGGCCTATGGGTGTTTCTGGTGGCGGCAAAAAGAATTAACCTTAGACTATCCCTGCCTGGCCCTCCTGGTGGGTAACCAGGAAGAATTTCTAGAAGGCCTCTTGCGCCGGTTCTGGTGGTGGTGCTACTGGTACGGTTCGCCATGGAGGTTAGTGGTAATTACCGATGCTCAGGCAAAGGCGACCCTTGCTATCTTGCGCCATTTTTTTTATCCCTATCCCTTTTGCCGGTTAATCTACGCCGGGGAAGAAGCACTTTTAACGATGGAATTTACTGCCGGCGCTGGCGGGCGGCAGGCGCATTTTTTAGATATTCGGACAGAACAAGATTTTAACTCTGCCTGGACCAGGATCTGCCGGACCTGCCTAAAAAAATAAATTGACGGAAGGAAAAAATAACCCGGGTGGCGAAATAGACTGCCAGAGTCAAGTTTAAGGAGAGCGGGTTCATGGACGAAGGGCGCAGCCGGGAGGGGTGGGTGGCAGGATTAACCCTGGCCGCAGGGGGAGTATTTTTAACCCTCGCAGGTCCACCGGGCCCGGCTGTCTGGTGGGGTTTAAGCTGGAGTATAATCAACGGCCTGGTGCTGGTAACCAGAACCTTTTTTAGGAGCCGGCAGGGGCAGTTCTTCCTCCTGGGAGTCAACCTCGTCCTGGCCGGCAGCTGGTTATTTGCCGGGAGCGGGCCGGGTACCCCTCTTTTTCCTTTTCTGCTGCTTTTGCCCCTCCTGGTGCCCCTTTACCTGGGCCAGAAGCAGGTTGTTGCTGCAGGCCTGGTGATGGTTCTATTTCTTGGGCTGTGCTGGTATATTAAGGCTGGGTTGCCATTAAACAGTCATTCCCTGGCCCTCTGGGGAGGCTGGATTGCCCTGGCAGGCTTTTGCTTTCTCGCCTGGCTCAAAATACTCGCTGAAGCCCTTAAGGTATCTTCCCTGCAGGCTGAGGTGGACCACTGGCGCCGGGAATATAAAATCTCCCGTTCCCAGCTGGCTGCTGTGGAGTTAATGGCCGTGACCGACGACCTGACCGGGGTTTTTAATTATCGCTATTTTGAGCAGAGCCTGGAGCGGTTGTTGAGTCCCCAGCAACAGCTGCGGTCCCTGGCTGTTTTAATGGTGGATGTTGATCATTTCAAAGAAATCAACGACTCTTACGGCCATGTAGTTGGTAACCGCGTGCTGGCGGAGATAGCGGCCATCTTAAAAGAACACACCCGGGAACAGGATATTGTCACCCGCTTCGGCGGGGAAGAATTCGCCATTATTTTGCCCGGTACCGACTACCGGGGAGCCCTTCAGGTGGCGGAAAGAATACGCCGGGCCATAGCTGAATATACCTTCAACCAGGAAGGGCCGCCCATCCACCTGACGATAAGCACTGGGATGGCTGTCTGGCCGGAAGATGGAGTCAATAAGGAGGAACTGGTCGCCCGGGCCGATCTCGCCCTATACCAGGCCAAGACTACGGGGCGCAACAGCGTCTGCCCGTACCGGCTGCTCAAGGCTGATTCCGGGCCGTAACCCTGGCTGGCCAGGCAATGCCAGCCTGTCACAAAGTTATTTTCGGAGTAGTCACCTGAGGTTGTTTTCGAGGGAGGGCCGGCCATGACGGTGGCGGGGAGTTATACCCCGGTTTTTTGCTGGCGGGGGTTTGTGTACCTGGTCTGGGGAAACCGCTCTGGCCGGGTGGGGATCAGCCATAACCCGGGCCTGGATCGTACCTTCTGGCTGCAGCGCGGCTGCCGGCAGTTTTCGTTGTTAACACCGCCATTGCCTCTGGGTACGGCGGCTTTTTTATGCGACTGGCTGCAACGCCGCCTGCCTTTAAAAGGAGAACCCCCGCTCCAGCAGGCTGCCGCCCTGGTAAACAGAGGCCGGTTAAAATTAGGTCTACCGCCGTGGGAGGCCCCGCCTAACACCCTGCCCGAACCCGGGCCGGCGCCGGTGGCAGCAGAGCTGGCCCTGGTGCAAAAAAACCTGGCAGGCCGGATCCTCTGGCGGGAAGAAATAGCCCTGGCCCTGGCGGAACATAAAGGGGCCGTGAATACTCCCCTGGAAGACCTCCTCCAATGGCTCTACCTGGCAGGGGAGGTAACCCTCCTGCCGGGAGTTGGTTATGAACCCAATGGTGAGCCCCGCTGCCGGCGTTGTGGCCAGGCCTCCAGGTTATTAAAGGTAACCTGTGCTGCCTGCGGGAGTGGGGACTGCCTGGTGTGTGAAGGGTGCCTGGCCATGGGGCAGGCCCGCCGCTGCCGGCCTCTCTATGCCCGCCCCTGGCCGGCTCAGCCGGCCGCCCGGGGAAGACCCGACCTGGATACCCGTCCCCGGCTCAACTTTGCCTTGACACCGGCCCAGGTGGACGCCTACAGAGAAGCAGAAAGCTTTGTTTTCCAGGGGAAGGAAAAGGAGTGTTTACTCTGGGCCGCCTGTGGTGCCGGTAAAACGGAAGTGACCTGCGGGGCTATTGCCGCCGCTTTAAGCCGGGGTAGAAACGTCCTTTATGCCTGCCCCCGCCGGGAGGTGATCCGGGAGCTAGAGGTACGGTTAACCTCTGTCTGGCCGCAGCTCCGCATCCTGTCCCTTTACGGCGGGAGTCCCGGTAAATTTGGCACAGCCGACCTCATCCTGGCTACCACTCACCAGGCGCTGCGTTTTTACCGCCGTTTTGACCTGGTAATCCTGGATGAAGTCGATGCCTTTCCCCTGTCCGAAGATCCCATGCTTTATTATGCCGTTGCCAGGGCCCGCCGGGAAGACGGCCAGACCCTGTTTCTTACAGCTACCCCGCCGGCCGGGCTGGTAGCCCGGGTGAGACGCCGGCAGGTAAAGGTAATTTACCTGCCGGCCAGGCACCACGGCCATCCCCTGCCGGTACCTGAGATCCTCCGGGACCCTTTTTTAAGCCGGCCGGGTGCAAAGCGCCTCCCCCGCTCCCTGGTTAATTGTTTGGACCTGACCCTGGCGGAAGAGGTCCAGCTCATTATCTTTGTCCCGGCCGTTAAACTGGTGGAGGAAGTAGTTGCCTGGCTCTTACAGGAACGGCCGGGACCGGACCCCAACCGGCCCTGGGTACAGGGTTGTTATGCCGCCCACCCCCGGCGGGATGAAATTATCGCCTCCTTTCGCCGGGAGGAGTTTCCCGTGCTGGTAACGACTACCGTTATGGAGCGGGGGATTACTATTCCCCGCCTCAATGTCCTGGTCCTTTATGCCGATGAAGAAAGGATTTTTACCGCCAATACCCTGATCCAGATTGCCGGGCGGGCCGGGCGTTCGCCGGCCTACCCCAGCGGCCGGGTATGGTTTCTGGCCAGCCGTATCAGCCCGGCCATGGCCGTTGCCCGCCGCCAGATCCAGGAATTCAACGCTCTCGCCCGCCGGCGGGGATACCTGCTGGCAGGGGAAAAATGAGAGGAGGCGCGTTATGCTTCTCTCCTGGCTTTTTCCCCGGGGTAAAGCCTGTTCCTGGTGCGGCCGGCCGGTGCACCAGGGATTCTTTTGTACCAGCTGCCGGCAGCAGCTCCTGGACTGGCAGCAACATTACCATCCCTGCCTTTACTGCGGCCGCCTCCTGCCGCTGGGGAAGCAGGCAGTCTGTAACCAGTGCCGGGAAGAATTGCCTCCTTTCCAGAAAGCCCGGTCTGTGGGCCCTTACCAGGGATTATTAAAAGAAATGATCTGGGCCCTCAAGTACCAGGGTCGCCGCTCCCTGGCTACCCCCCTGGGACATCTTTTAGCCGGGGTAGTTGTCAGGGAACTGGGGTCGGGGCGTCCCGACCTGGTAATCCCGGTCCCCCTCACCAGCACCCGCCTGCGGGTGCGGACCTTTAACCAGGCTGAACTCCTGGCCCTGGCCCTGGGGCAGGAACTGGACCTGCCGGTGAATGGGGAGGTAATGTTCAGGGTCAGGGAAACGGCGCCCCAGGTCAACCTTTCCCGGCGCTCCAGGTGGCAGAATTTAGGCGGCGCTTTCAAGGTAACAGCACCGGGTAAAATAACAGGGCGCCATTTGCTCCTGGTGGACGATGTCCTGACCACGGGGGCAACGGCTAGCGCCTGTACCCGTGCCCTGCAGGCTGCCGGGGCGGCCGATGTGGCTGTAGTTACCCTGGCTACGGGCATCGAAAATCTTCCCTGCTTTTCACCATAAACAGCCACAGCGAATACCCGTATCGACAAAATTTTAGGCCTTCCACATTTCCATCCACAGTTACAAGGCAGGGATTGCAATTTATTAACAGGGTTATCCACTTTATCCACAGGTTTGGGGACTAAAAAACAAGCTTGCGAAGGCAGGTTTCGACATCCAAAAAATGGCATTTTCTGTTGGAGAATGATTTGACAGCCAACTTTAACCATGTTAAGATGGAATTGCTTGAGGGTGCTCCCGACCCCAAGGGAGAATATTTTAGGAGGAATGTTGACAAGATGTTGGGCAAGGTTAAATGGTTCAGCCCGGAGAAAGGTTACGGTTTTATTGAAAAGGAAGACGGTAAGGACGTCTTTGTGCACTTCTCCGCCATCCAGGGTGAAGGTTTTAAAACCCTGGCTGAGGGCCAGACGGTGGAATTTGACATTGTCGAAGGACCTCGCGGTCCCCAGGCAGCAAATGTGATTAAACTGTAGCCTACCAGGCCCCGGCTTGTGCCGGGGCCTTGCTGGTATTTAAAGGGCAGGAGGCAGGAATTTGCCCGCCTGTGGGGAATAATATATCAACGGACCAGAAAGGAGTGCTTTCAAGGGATGGAAATCATCATCCGCGGCAAAAACCTCCCGGTAACCGATGCTTTAAAACAGTATATAGTAAAAAGGTTGAGCAAAATTGAACGGTACCTGGAAGGAGTGGATGAGGTCCAGGTTAATCTAGCTGTTAATCGAGACTCCCATGTTGTCGAAGTGACCATTCCCCTCAACGGCTACCTGTTGCGGGGTGAAGAGGCCACCGGTGATATGTACGGGTCTGTTGACCTGGTAGTAGAAAAGCTGGAAAAGCAAATTGCCAAATATAAAACCAAGCTGGCCAGGAAGCTGAAGAACGGCACCTTAAAGGAACTGGTAGTCGAAAATCCTGAAGAAGCCGCTCCGGAACCGAAATTAATCAGGACCAAGCGTTTTCCCATCAAGCCCATG includes:
- the fabZ gene encoding 3-hydroxyacyl-ACP dehydratase FabZ is translated as MDLTAIQKVLPHRYPFLLVDRMLAVEAGRQAVGQKNVSGNEWYFSGHFPGQPVMPGVLIMEALAQVGAVALLSLPEFQGQVVLFGGMDRVRFRRQVVPGDVLRLETEIIKLKGRVGKGYGRAWVGEELAAEGELLFAVGDRIE
- a CDS encoding glycosyltransferase family 4 protein, coding for MNILALALAGVISFWLTPVLCRVAPRLGAVDKPDARKVHRTLMPRLGGVAIYAGFLAAFYLLAYHEDKYLGLLLGGTFIMLVGLVDDIKNISPTLKLMGQIVAAAILVAFGVRVEFLTNPFDGLFILGKLAIPVTIFWIVGVTNALNLVDGLDGLAAGTSFIAAVTIAVVAWLNGEVVVALLSLALAASVLGFLPFNFHPARIFMGDSGSMFLGFNLAALATIGLTKSATVVSLFVPVVILGLPILDTTLAIIRRFLNHRPIFAPDKGHLHHRLLAQGLTQRQAVGVIYLVDACLGGSAVLLTRLATDQGMLILVGLAVIILVGCDKLGILGRRHLTRVKARHNSLHML
- a CDS encoding DUF421 domain-containing protein — protein: MEYLEVFLQTILAFAAILIYTRILGKQQIGQLTFFEYINGITFGSIAAVLATDIEPRRTGMHFLGLTLFAFLTWVAGYAVLVSRPARKLISGEPTVVVHNGKILEGNMKKMRYNFDELAMQLRQKNVFDIADVEYAILEPDGDLSVLLKSQKRPLTPADLQLPTQYEGIPTELVMDGEILFQNLKQNNLDEKWLIQQLQAQGVQDISQVDYAVLRSDGSLYVNLKEDDIINPVDITDAPESPVKQEKEEQDRPS
- a CDS encoding phosphoglucomutase/phosphomannomutase family protein gives rise to the protein MTIKFGTDGWRAIIAEEFTFANVRLVTQAVARYLQDEKGRGEVVIGYDNRFLAPEFAAAVAEVLTGNGFTVYLPSRAVPTPVTAWAIKKYGALGALMLTASHNPPAYSGLKFIPDYAGPAVPAITEAIEKEIAAVMEGGTIKRLELAEARQRELVKELDPREAYLEYLQGLVDVAAIKQARLKIVVDPLYGAGIDYLDEFLQRAGCQVHTLHNYRDPLFGGSLPDPSASGLSELAWQVRETGADLGLALDGDADRFGVVDRDGTYLTANEILYLVLAHLLFHRQYRGPVARTVATTHNLDRLAAAQGLKVIETPVGFKYIGQALREQDCILGGEESGGLSIRGHIPEKDGILATALVAELQAVQGRSLKSILADLQERHGRLVSRRLDLKVAPDVKARVLKELPDFTPARIAGVPVTGRLAVDGVKFLLADGSWVLLRPSGTEPLLRLYVEAPGDERLHLLQEDIISALKI
- a CDS encoding sensor domain-containing diguanylate cyclase → MDEGRSREGWVAGLTLAAGGVFLTLAGPPGPAVWWGLSWSIINGLVLVTRTFFRSRQGQFFLLGVNLVLAGSWLFAGSGPGTPLFPFLLLLPLLVPLYLGQKQVVAAGLVMVLFLGLCWYIKAGLPLNSHSLALWGGWIALAGFCFLAWLKILAEALKVSSLQAEVDHWRREYKISRSQLAAVELMAVTDDLTGVFNYRYFEQSLERLLSPQQQLRSLAVLMVDVDHFKEINDSYGHVVGNRVLAEIAAILKEHTREQDIVTRFGGEEFAIILPGTDYRGALQVAERIRRAIAEYTFNQEGPPIHLTISTGMAVWPEDGVNKEELVARADLALYQAKTTGRNSVCPYRLLKADSGP
- a CDS encoding helicase-related protein, with amino-acid sequence MTVAGSYTPVFCWRGFVYLVWGNRSGRVGISHNPGLDRTFWLQRGCRQFSLLTPPLPLGTAAFLCDWLQRRLPLKGEPPLQQAAALVNRGRLKLGLPPWEAPPNTLPEPGPAPVAAELALVQKNLAGRILWREEIALALAEHKGAVNTPLEDLLQWLYLAGEVTLLPGVGYEPNGEPRCRRCGQASRLLKVTCAACGSGDCLVCEGCLAMGQARRCRPLYARPWPAQPAARGRPDLDTRPRLNFALTPAQVDAYREAESFVFQGKEKECLLWAACGAGKTEVTCGAIAAALSRGRNVLYACPRREVIRELEVRLTSVWPQLRILSLYGGSPGKFGTADLILATTHQALRFYRRFDLVILDEVDAFPLSEDPMLYYAVARARREDGQTLFLTATPPAGLVARVRRRQVKVIYLPARHHGHPLPVPEILRDPFLSRPGAKRLPRSLVNCLDLTLAEEVQLIIFVPAVKLVEEVVAWLLQERPGPDPNRPWVQGCYAAHPRRDEIIASFRREEFPVLVTTTVMERGITIPRLNVLVLYADEERIFTANTLIQIAGRAGRSPAYPSGRVWFLASRISPAMAVARRQIQEFNALARRRGYLLAGEK
- a CDS encoding ComF family protein, with protein sequence MLLSWLFPRGKACSWCGRPVHQGFFCTSCRQQLLDWQQHYHPCLYCGRLLPLGKQAVCNQCREELPPFQKARSVGPYQGLLKEMIWALKYQGRRSLATPLGHLLAGVVVRELGSGRPDLVIPVPLTSTRLRVRTFNQAELLALALGQELDLPVNGEVMFRVRETAPQVNLSRRSRWQNLGGAFKVTAPGKITGRHLLLVDDVLTTGATASACTRALQAAGAADVAVVTLATGIENLPCFSP
- a CDS encoding cold shock domain-containing protein, whose translation is MLGKVKWFSPEKGYGFIEKEDGKDVFVHFSAIQGEGFKTLAEGQTVEFDIVEGPRGPQAANVIKL
- the hpf gene encoding ribosome hibernation-promoting factor, HPF/YfiA family, which encodes MEIIIRGKNLPVTDALKQYIVKRLSKIERYLEGVDEVQVNLAVNRDSHVVEVTIPLNGYLLRGEEATGDMYGSVDLVVEKLEKQIAKYKTKLARKLKNGTLKELVVENPEEAAPEPKLIRTKRFPIKPMPVEEAILQMNLLGHNFFVFSNAETEEVNVLYRRRDGNYGLIEPEY